TATATATGCACAACCTGTACCATCCACAGCAATGTCATAACCATAATCAGCATCGCTTCCCCCCAGATAGGTTGAATACATCAAAGCTGTACCCGAACTGTTAAGTTTTGCAACGTAAGCATCTTTTTCCTTTCCTGCTATCGTTTGATAAGCCCCAGATGTCACATCGAAATCATCCGATTCAGTCAAACCCGTCACGTAGACACAACCCTTATTATCCACAGAAATATCGGATCCTGCATCATTCTCACTACCCCCAAGAAAGGTTGAATACATCAATCTTGTACCTGTATTGTTGAGCTTAGCAATAAAAGCATCTCCTTTCCCTCCATACCATGTCTGAAATGAACCAATTGTTACATTAAAATCGGCAGAATAAGTTTCACCAGTGATATAAACACAACCCATACTATCGACAGTTATTCCAAAAGAATAGTCATTACGCTTTCCACCCAAATAAGTTGAATACACCAATGCTGTGCCAGAATTATTTAATTTTGTAACAAACACATCATATTCACCATCATTCTTATTTTGAAATGATCCTATCGTTACATCATAATCCTCAGACCAGGTATAACCCGTTATGTACGCACAACCAGTACCATCCACTACTATATCTTCAGCTTGTTCATCAAAATATTGTCCAAAACTCCTAAAATGCATGAGTGGTTTAATTACCAATCTCCCATGGTAATCGCATTTCTCGATTCCAAAACCCCATGTACGTTCTCTTTCTTCGTACCAACTTTTTACTAACACACCATCATTATCATACGTTAGTAAATTCTCTATTTCCACCATTCCAAATTGTGTTTCAAAAGTCAAACTTCCATTCTCTTTTTTAATTCGATCCATACCACGTAAAGTAAATTTTATTTTATTTACATTTCCTTCCTCACGCACTATCCATTCATAGCGCAACTCACCACCGTCAAAATAATATCTTACATCAATCCCATCGTACACATCCTTCAAAATTACCTCTCGAAATAAACCTACCTCTCTCACATGTCCACCATCGTTTGTTAAGTAATTATAATAACCACCTGCCCTTCTCCTACCTTCTCGAACAGGGTTTAAATTATGTTCCTTAAACTCCATCAATACCCGATGTCCTGCCACAACATCTTCGTATAACTCCATCTCATCTATCCATTTTGTTCCTTTTCCCTCCCCTACTTCTCTGATCCTTTCTTCAGATCGATAAAACGTATAATTTATTCCATATTTTGTAATCCACACATTTATACCATGCATTTTACATAAATAAAATACTTCATCAGGCCACTGACCTTTGTTCTCTATGAAATAAGTCCGCTCCAATTTTGACACACTTTTTAGCACAAGCAGACTTTCACTAATAGGTTTTCCTGCGACTACACCAAAGCTAATAATTCCAAAAATCAAAAATACGTTATTCATTTTAAAATGATTTTAAAACAAAAATAAAAATTTATAACAAAAAATATTTTGGTACATATGTTTTAATCTAATTTATCTTTTTAAGCTATTCAAACTAAAATTTTCATATTCATTTTGTTGTTAAAATATCCTTAAAATGCTAACATTCTTATCCAAATTTTTAAAACCAACATTTTGGAAAGCCAATATTTATTCATCTTTTATTTTTCCCCCTCCAATTCCATGCAAAATTTCAGCTAGCAATAGCAAATCACGTATATAGAAGAAATAAAAAGGTCTCGCTGCAATTCAATTTTTCTCATTTCAAGTTTTGTGAAATAAGTGTCGTGTAATTTAATTGGTTCCCCATCTTGCTGGCTCAAATTTTATGAGTTTTTTTTAAAATATTTCAGTAAACTTTAAGTAT
This region of Bacteroidales bacterium genomic DNA includes:
- a CDS encoding SBBP repeat-containing protein — translated: MNNVFLIFGIISFGVVAGKPISESLLVLKSVSKLERTYFIENKGQWPDEVFYLCKMHGINVWITKYGINYTFYRSEERIREVGEGKGTKWIDEMELYEDVVAGHRVLMEFKEHNLNPVREGRRRAGGYYNYLTNDGGHVREVGLFREVILKDVYDGIDVRYYFDGGELRYEWIVREEGNVNKIKFTLRGMDRIKKENGSLTFETQFGMVEIENLLTYDNDGVLVKSWYEERERTWGFGIEKCDYHGRLVIKPLMHFRSFGQYFDEQAEDIVVDGTGCAYITGYTWSEDYDVTIGSFQNKNDGEYDVFVTKLNNSGTALVYSTYLGGKRNDYSFGITVDSMGCVYITGETYSADFNVTIGSFQTWYGGKGDAFIAKLNNTGTRLMYSTFLGGSENDAGSDISVDNKGCVYVTGLTESDDFDVTSGAYQTIAGKEKDAYVAKLNSSGTALMYSTYLGGSDADYGYDIAVDGTGCAYITGWTKSVDFDVTVGAYQVKHGGEKYDVFVTKLNSDGTSLVYSTYLGGSGNEWGWGITVDDKGYAYVTGFTESTDFDVTKGAYQEKNAGGYDAFITKLNNVGTELVYSTYLGGNGNEWSSDIAVNNAGFVFITGFTESNDFDVTSKAYERKHGGGDKDVFVTKLNILGTGLIYSTYLGGDSDEWSWGIAIDGTGNAYVAGCTRSRTFDVTVGAYQKMMKGFNDVFVTKIHKNGKKLIYSTYLGGQDS